Proteins encoded together in one Drosophila albomicans strain 15112-1751.03 chromosome 2R, ASM965048v2, whole genome shotgun sequence window:
- the LOC117575751 gene encoding uncharacterized protein LOC117575751 — MLPRITVVLIVFCGYLLFTDCSETVRSKRAKRPRAPEPVNFEPEPQQDLENEESGSQEKDVPEIPDNFLSPSVREYLELGKSIPGRPGVDYPILSAVPYTNFYCDEQAYPGFFADMETRCQGWHYCDIDGRQASFLCPNGTQFSQAVFVCDWWFNVRCDLSPRLYAINARLYQRPKVNPTRPHRIITKQLVEDIFT; from the exons atgttgcccAGGATCACCGTTGTGCTCATCGTGTTTTGTGGATATTTACTGTTTACTG aTTGCAGCGAAACGGTTCGATCGAAGCGAGCGAAAAGACCACGTGCGCCAGAACCCGTTAACTTTGAGCCGGAACCGCAGCAGGATCTGGAGAATGAGGAGAGCGGCAGCCAGGAGAAGGATGTACCGGAAATACCCGATAATTTTTTGAGTCCTTCGGTACGCGAATATCTGGAGCTGGGCAAGTCCATACCCG GTCGACCCGGCGTTGATTATCCCATACTCTCGGCTGTTCCCTACACAAACTTCTACTGCGACGAACAGGCCTATCCCGGTTTCTTTGCGGACATGGAAACGCGCTGTCAGG GTTGGCACTATTGCGACATTGATGGACGTCAGGCTTCGTTTCTTTGCCCCAATGGCACACAGTTCTCTCAGGCGGTCTTTGTCTGTGACTGGTGGTTCAATGTGCGCTGCGATCTCTCTCCCCGGCTGTATGCAATCAATGCTCGTCTCTATCAGCGCCCAAAGGTGAATCCGACGCGACCACATCGCATCATCACCAAGCAGCTGGTTGAGGATATATTCACCTAA